One part of the Anaeromyxobacter sp. Fw109-5 genome encodes these proteins:
- the tadA gene encoding tRNA adenosine(34) deaminase TadA, whose amino-acid sequence MTHEEAMQEALALARGAAERGEVPVGAVAVFEGRVVGRGANAREAAHDPTAHAELLAIQDAARALGRWRLTGVTVYVTLEPCAMCAGAMVLARIDRLVYAASDPKAGAVGSLVDLSTDPRLNHRFPVDKGLLAEEAGDLLRAFFRARRSNGNGQTA is encoded by the coding sequence GTGACCCACGAGGAAGCCATGCAGGAGGCGCTCGCCCTCGCCCGCGGCGCGGCGGAGCGCGGCGAGGTGCCGGTCGGCGCGGTGGCGGTGTTCGAGGGGCGCGTCGTCGGCCGGGGCGCCAACGCCCGGGAGGCGGCGCACGATCCAACTGCCCACGCCGAGCTCCTCGCCATCCAGGACGCGGCCCGCGCCCTCGGGCGCTGGCGGCTGACCGGGGTGACGGTCTACGTGACGCTCGAGCCCTGCGCCATGTGCGCCGGGGCGATGGTCCTCGCCCGGATCGACCGCCTCGTCTACGCCGCCAGCGATCCCAAGGCCGGCGCGGTCGGCTCGCTCGTGGACCTCTCGACCGATCCCCGGCTGAACCACCGCTTCCCCGTGGACAAGGGGCTCCTGGCGGAGGAGGCGGGCGATCTCCTGCGCGCCTTCTTCCGCGCCCGGCGCTCGAACGGAAACGGGCAGACCGCGTAG
- a CDS encoding thioredoxin domain-containing protein: MRALSVHLFAAVAACAALGACAGRSSGSSPAAATSAPAAKVSADDPQAVLPGVTLDGLSPEQQRAVAELALDEFCYCGCPHTLSSCLREHTSCTHAPRMAAHAVRLARAGAGDLRRQLSAYYAAFDRRAKLATSGFEPALGDEAAPVAIVEYSDFTCPYCRAFRPQLEAFVEEHAGRVKLYFKPFPIESHEHALEAAQAVEWAREKGFFWQMHDRLFESEGALAVDDLADHASSLGGDAEDLRAALADGRYRARIQASQVEARDAGLRGTPTLFMNGRLLTDLSEEGLEQALRDEEEWQQHRGWARD; the protein is encoded by the coding sequence ATGCGCGCTCTCTCGGTTCACCTCTTCGCCGCGGTCGCGGCCTGCGCCGCCCTCGGCGCGTGCGCCGGGCGCTCCTCCGGGAGCAGCCCCGCCGCGGCGACCTCGGCGCCCGCCGCGAAGGTCAGCGCCGACGATCCGCAGGCGGTCCTGCCCGGCGTGACGCTCGACGGGCTCTCACCGGAGCAGCAGCGGGCCGTGGCCGAGCTCGCGCTCGACGAGTTCTGCTACTGCGGCTGCCCGCACACCCTCTCCAGCTGTCTGCGCGAGCACACCTCCTGCACCCACGCCCCCAGGATGGCGGCCCACGCGGTCCGGCTCGCGCGCGCCGGCGCCGGGGACCTCCGCAGGCAGCTGTCCGCCTACTACGCCGCGTTCGATCGGCGGGCCAAGCTCGCCACCTCCGGGTTCGAGCCGGCGCTCGGCGACGAGGCCGCGCCGGTGGCGATCGTCGAGTACTCGGACTTCACCTGCCCGTACTGCCGCGCGTTCCGGCCGCAGCTCGAGGCGTTCGTCGAGGAGCACGCCGGGCGCGTGAAGCTCTACTTCAAGCCGTTCCCCATCGAGAGCCACGAGCACGCCCTCGAGGCGGCCCAGGCGGTCGAGTGGGCGCGGGAGAAGGGCTTCTTCTGGCAGATGCACGACCGGCTCTTCGAGTCGGAGGGCGCGCTCGCGGTGGACGACCTCGCCGATCACGCCTCCTCGCTGGGCGGGGACGCCGAGGACCTCCGCGCCGCGCTCGCCGACGGGCGCTACCGGGCGCGCATCCAGGCCTCCCAGGTGGAGGCGCGCGACGCGGGCCTCCGCGGCACCCCCACCCTGTTCATGAACGGCCGGCTCCTCACGGATCTCTCCGAGGAGGGGCTCGAGCAGGCGCTCCGTGACGAGGAGGAGTGGCAGCAGCACCGTGGCTGGGCGCGCGACTAG
- a CDS encoding radical SAM protein gives MDPLSSPRERGAIRKEPGGKLGVALVYPNAYRLGMANLGLHAVYRLLNDDARTLCERAFLPDEPGDEPRTLESGRPLRDFDVVAFSLSFEEDYGHVLELLERAGLPLRSADRGGGYPLVVAGGIAVQINPEPVAPFFDAFLVGEGEELVPPFLAFAREAAAAGLPRPELLRRLAALRGAYVPALYDVAYSDTRAPAGAWVTRFAPRDGAPELVARAYLADLRGRPTSRVVDSPEAQFGDLFLTEVARGCLWGCRFCAAGFVQRPYREVDLETLRAEARKGVERGLRLGLVGPDTSDYTGLDPLTCFIGELGGTFSPSSLRVDAITPELSGRMAAGGERSITIAPEAGTERMRRVINKDFTDDQIVQAAEHALSQGMQHVKMYFMCGLPTETDEDLLGMARVAVRIREEVMLPWAKKRGRMGRISLSVNPFVPKPWTPFQWLPMHERGCLEEKRRLLEKTLRPKGIDVEFFSPREAYLQTLLSRGDRRCADLLELAHRETGGDLRKALRLWPHDPDFFVTREAGVEERLPWDFIDQGLTKRFLARELRRGVGSKLTPKCAVETCRACGLDCADHPELKPGALPVVD, from the coding sequence TTGGACCCCCTCAGCTCGCCCAGGGAGCGCGGAGCGATCCGCAAGGAGCCGGGCGGCAAGCTCGGGGTGGCCCTCGTGTACCCGAACGCCTACCGGCTCGGGATGGCGAACCTCGGGCTGCATGCGGTCTACCGGCTGCTGAACGACGACGCCCGCACCCTGTGCGAGCGCGCCTTCCTGCCGGACGAGCCCGGCGACGAGCCCCGCACCCTCGAGTCGGGGAGACCGCTCCGCGACTTCGACGTCGTCGCCTTCTCCCTCTCGTTCGAGGAGGACTACGGACACGTCCTCGAGCTCCTCGAGCGGGCGGGCCTCCCGCTGCGGAGCGCGGACCGGGGAGGGGGGTACCCGCTCGTCGTCGCCGGCGGGATCGCCGTCCAGATCAACCCCGAGCCGGTCGCGCCGTTCTTCGACGCGTTCCTGGTGGGCGAGGGCGAGGAGCTCGTGCCGCCGTTCCTGGCCTTCGCGCGCGAGGCCGCCGCCGCCGGCCTGCCGCGCCCGGAGCTGCTCCGGCGCCTCGCCGCGCTCCGCGGCGCGTACGTGCCGGCGCTCTACGACGTCGCGTACTCGGACACGCGCGCCCCGGCGGGCGCCTGGGTGACCCGCTTCGCGCCGCGCGACGGGGCGCCCGAGCTCGTCGCCCGCGCCTACCTGGCGGACCTGCGCGGTCGGCCCACCTCGCGGGTGGTGGACTCGCCCGAGGCGCAGTTCGGCGACCTCTTCCTCACGGAGGTCGCCCGCGGCTGCCTGTGGGGCTGCCGCTTCTGCGCGGCCGGGTTCGTCCAGCGCCCGTATCGCGAGGTGGACCTCGAGACGCTGCGCGCCGAGGCGAGGAAGGGCGTGGAGCGCGGGCTCCGGCTCGGCCTCGTCGGCCCGGACACCTCGGACTACACCGGCCTCGATCCGCTCACCTGCTTCATCGGCGAGCTCGGCGGCACCTTCAGCCCGTCGTCGCTGCGCGTGGACGCGATCACCCCCGAGCTCTCCGGCCGGATGGCTGCCGGGGGCGAGCGATCGATCACCATCGCGCCGGAGGCGGGCACCGAGCGGATGCGGCGGGTCATCAACAAGGACTTCACCGACGATCAGATCGTGCAGGCCGCCGAGCACGCCCTCTCGCAGGGCATGCAGCACGTGAAGATGTACTTCATGTGCGGCCTGCCGACCGAGACGGACGAGGACCTCCTCGGGATGGCGCGCGTCGCCGTCCGGATCCGCGAGGAGGTGATGCTCCCCTGGGCCAAGAAGCGCGGCCGCATGGGCCGCATCTCGCTCTCGGTGAACCCGTTCGTGCCGAAGCCGTGGACGCCCTTCCAGTGGCTGCCCATGCACGAGCGCGGCTGCCTGGAGGAGAAGCGGCGGCTGCTCGAGAAGACGCTCCGGCCCAAGGGGATCGACGTCGAGTTCTTCAGCCCGCGGGAGGCGTACCTCCAGACGCTCCTGTCGCGCGGCGATCGGCGCTGCGCCGACCTGCTCGAGCTCGCCCACCGGGAGACGGGGGGCGATCTGCGCAAGGCGCTCCGCCTGTGGCCCCACGACCCCGACTTCTTCGTGACCCGCGAGGCGGGCGTCGAGGAGCGGCTGCCCTGGGACTTCATCGACCAGGGGCTCACGAAGAGGTTCCTCGCCCGCGAGCTCCGCCGCGGGGTCGGCTCGAAGCTCACGCCGAAGTGCGCCGTCGAGACCTGCCGCGCCTGCGGCCTGGACTGCGCCGACCACCCCGAGCTGAAGCCGGGAGCGCTGCCGGTCGTCGATTGA